Proteins encoded in a region of the Pseudomonas viciae genome:
- a CDS encoding M14 family metallopeptidase has product MQRIDHTLPWSHLGTERRLSVFRFGHGPRKAYIQASLHADELPGMRTAWELKQRLNDLEAQGLLKGVIELVPVANPIGLDQHLQSAHMGRFELGSGKNFNRAFVELSTPVAQRIGDRLGDDPAANITLIRQTMAQVLDDLPAPPSQLEGLHRLLLKHACDADVTLDLHCDFEAAIHLYALPQHWPQWRSLAARLKAGVALLCEDSGGSSFDESCSTPWLRLAKTFPEAAIPLANLATTLELGSMGDTRVEQAQANCEAILGFLAEQGFISGDWPCAPTQCCEGFPFEGTEYLFAPHHGVVSFLREAGEWVEQGDPLFEVVDPLSDRVTTVRAGTPGVLFALDRGRYTQPGIWQAKVAGREPIRSGKLSND; this is encoded by the coding sequence ATGCAACGCATCGACCATACCCTGCCATGGAGCCACCTGGGCACCGAGCGCCGGCTCAGTGTGTTTCGTTTTGGCCATGGCCCGCGCAAGGCCTATATCCAGGCCAGCCTCCACGCCGATGAGTTGCCGGGCATGCGCACCGCCTGGGAACTGAAGCAGCGGCTCAACGACCTCGAGGCCCAGGGCTTGCTCAAGGGCGTGATCGAGCTGGTGCCGGTGGCCAACCCCATTGGCCTGGACCAACACCTGCAAAGCGCCCACATGGGACGTTTCGAGTTGGGCAGCGGCAAGAACTTCAACCGCGCCTTCGTCGAACTCAGTACCCCGGTGGCGCAACGCATTGGTGATCGCCTGGGTGACGACCCGGCCGCCAATATCACCCTGATTCGCCAGACCATGGCCCAGGTCCTTGATGATCTGCCAGCACCGCCTTCACAACTCGAAGGGCTGCACCGTCTGTTGCTCAAGCATGCCTGCGACGCTGATGTGACCCTGGATCTGCATTGCGATTTCGAGGCGGCTATCCACTTGTATGCCTTGCCGCAACACTGGCCACAGTGGCGCTCCCTGGCAGCACGGCTGAAAGCCGGTGTCGCGTTGCTGTGCGAAGATTCCGGCGGCAGTTCGTTTGACGAGTCGTGTTCCACGCCCTGGTTGCGCCTGGCCAAGACCTTTCCCGAGGCGGCGATCCCGCTGGCCAACCTGGCGACAACGCTGGAGCTGGGCAGCATGGGCGACACCCGGGTAGAGCAAGCCCAGGCCAATTGCGAAGCGATTCTCGGATTCCTCGCTGAGCAGGGCTTCATCAGTGGCGATTGGCCGTGCGCACCCACTCAATGCTGCGAAGGTTTTCCGTTCGAAGGCACTGAGTATCTGTTCGCGCCGCACCATGGTGTCGTGAGTTTCCTGCGCGAAGCGGGGGAATGGGTGGAGCAGGGCGATCCGTTGTTCGAAGTGGTCGATCCGCTCAGCGACCGCGTCACCACCGTCCGGGCCGGCACCCCTGGCGTGTTGTTCGCCCTGGACCGTGGGCGCTACACCCAACCGGGAATCTGGCAGGCGAAAGTCGCCGGGCGTGAACCGATTCGGAGCGGGAAATTGAGCAACGACTGA